The Polyodon spathula isolate WHYD16114869_AA chromosome 13, ASM1765450v1, whole genome shotgun sequence genome includes a region encoding these proteins:
- the LOC121326038 gene encoding sorting nexin-20-like: MGDSLNNDQAGLGAAVSSSVSRLSLEEKPAEAAPASPQHWTVPDGDVSPSSSSSMTTKELQEYWRAVKSQRKPVKLLFEIPSTRTVEHYPSRYVVYKIVIIKSGSYDDKKVSIERRYTDFERLHQNLLKDFSEELEDLLFPRKRLTCNFTQENINERRMAFQEYLGTLYGMKCIRRSGAFMAFFTHPELKEAYSCLRGGQYAKALGLLMQINDLQEKLTQHSPALRVPTLCALLVCHKDLEDITRACQVGEEALSLLPRNKRHRYKCALLDTLVDLGYELGHDVTHLQEELSEIKEAQKMQTAQLSLKELVVQEFVD, translated from the exons ATGGGGGACTCCCTGAATAATGACCAAGCAGGCCTGGGCGCGGCTGTGAGCAGCAGTGTGAGCAGACTGTCGCTGGAGGAGAAACCAGCTGAAGCGGCACCCGCGTCACCACAGCACTGGACTGTTCCAG ATGGTGATGTAAGTCCAAGCTCCAGCTCTTCGATGACAACTAAAGAACTGCAGGAGTACTGGAGGGCTGTGAAGAGCCAACGCAAGCCGGTCAAACTGCTGTTTGAAATCCCCTCAACCAGAACTGTGGAGCATTACCCATCCAGATACGTG GTGTACAAGATTGTGATCATAAAGTCTGGCAGCTACGATGACAAGAAGGTTTCCATCGAGCGGCGCTACACAGACTTCGAACGGCTCCACCAGAACCTCCTGAAGGACTTCAGCGAGGAGCTGGAGGATCTCCTCTTCCCCAGGAAGAGACTGACGTGCAACTTCACCCAGGAGAACATTAACGAGCGGCGCATGGCCTTCCAGGAGTACCTGGGCACCCTGTATGGCATGAAGTGCATCCGCAGGTCGGGGGCTTTCATGGCTTTCTTCACCCACCCAGAGCTGAAAGAGGCCTACAGCTGCCTAAGAGGAGGGCAGTATGCCAAAGCCCTGGGGTTGCTTATGCAGATAAATGACCTACAGGAGAAGCTCACTCAACACAGCCCAGCTCTGCGGGTCCCGACTCTCTGCGCCCTTCTCGTCTGCCACAAGGACCTGGAAGACATCACAAGAGCCTGCCAGGTGGGAGAAGAGGCTCTCTCGCTGCTCCCCAGGAACAAGAGGCACCGCTACAAGTGCGCCCTGCTGGACACGCTGGTAGATCTGGGTTACGAGCTGGGCCATGACGTCACACACCTGCAGGAGGAGCTGAGCGAGATCAAGGAGGCTCAGAAAATGCAAACAGCTCAGCTGTCGCTAAAGGAACTGGTGGTGCAGGAATTCGTTGACTAG